A genomic window from Arthrobacter sp. FW305-BF8 includes:
- a CDS encoding DUF1801 domain-containing protein: MAENKTQVTGVSADEFIAAVEHPVRLQDALRLRTLMAELTGQEPEMWGPTIVGFGRVHYKYATGREGDTAAVGFSPRKASLSLYGLTNAPESSMLLERLGKHKTGAGCLYINKLADVDEAVLAELISLGYRYCTTVLHQE, from the coding sequence ATGGCGGAAAACAAGACACAGGTGACCGGGGTTTCTGCGGACGAGTTCATCGCTGCTGTGGAGCACCCGGTGCGCCTGCAGGACGCCCTGCGGCTGCGTACCCTCATGGCAGAACTGACGGGCCAGGAACCTGAGATGTGGGGCCCCACCATCGTCGGATTCGGCAGGGTGCACTACAAGTACGCCACCGGGCGCGAAGGGGACACCGCAGCGGTGGGGTTCTCGCCCCGCAAGGCCAGCCTCTCGCTCTACGGCCTGACAAATGCGCCGGAGTCGTCCATGCTCCTCGAGCGTCTGGGCAAGCACAAGACCGGCGCCGGCTGCCTCTATATCAACAAGCTGGCCGACGTCGACGAAGCCGTGCTTGCCGAGCTGATCAGCCTCGGCTACCGCTACTGCACCACGGTCCTGCACCAGGAATAG
- a CDS encoding amino acid permease: MHADQQLSKSLKPRHLSMIAIAGVIGAGLFVGSGAAIQQAGPGILLAYMAAGIVVILVMRMLGEMAAANPETGSFSTYADKALGRWAGFSIGWLYAWFWIIVLGIEATAGAAIMHRWVPGIDQWVWALALMVLLTLTNLGSVKSYGEFEFWFASIKVTAIILFLLFGVAAILGLVPGVPAPGLSNLTGNGGFLPNGPGAVLAGILVVVFAFFGAEIATIAAGESENPVEAVKKAVKSTVWRILVFYIGSIAIVVTLLPWNSANVAKSPYVAVIELFGIPGAGTIMDVVVLTSVLSCLNSGLYTASRMLFSLSQRGDAPKSWTRISKRGVPAAAVLASTVVGFITVGLNYIAPDTVFLFLVNTSGAIALFVWLVIAASQLVLRRRMGAAAKDLSLKMWFFPYLTWLAIGSIVALIIGMVILDSTRESLLLSVALAAVVVGIGVWRYRKGGPGRAGVPAASETSAETANAGVGSGPAS; encoded by the coding sequence ATGCACGCTGACCAACAACTGTCCAAGTCCCTAAAGCCCCGGCACCTGTCGATGATCGCCATTGCCGGTGTCATCGGCGCCGGCCTGTTCGTCGGCTCCGGCGCGGCCATCCAGCAGGCCGGTCCCGGCATCCTGCTGGCCTATATGGCCGCAGGCATCGTGGTCATCCTCGTCATGCGGATGCTTGGCGAGATGGCCGCGGCGAACCCCGAAACCGGATCCTTCTCCACGTACGCGGACAAGGCACTGGGCCGCTGGGCCGGCTTCAGCATCGGCTGGCTCTACGCGTGGTTCTGGATCATCGTGCTGGGCATTGAAGCAACGGCCGGTGCCGCGATCATGCACCGCTGGGTGCCCGGCATCGACCAGTGGGTCTGGGCCCTGGCGCTCATGGTCCTGCTCACGCTGACCAACCTGGGCTCGGTGAAGTCCTACGGGGAGTTCGAGTTCTGGTTTGCCTCCATCAAGGTCACCGCCATCATCCTGTTCCTCCTTTTCGGCGTGGCAGCGATCCTCGGCCTGGTTCCGGGCGTTCCGGCGCCCGGCCTGAGCAACCTGACGGGCAACGGGGGTTTCCTGCCCAACGGTCCGGGAGCCGTCCTGGCCGGAATCCTCGTGGTGGTCTTCGCGTTCTTCGGTGCTGAGATCGCCACGATCGCAGCCGGTGAATCCGAAAACCCGGTTGAAGCGGTCAAGAAGGCCGTGAAGTCCACGGTCTGGCGCATCCTCGTCTTCTACATCGGCTCCATCGCGATTGTTGTCACGCTGCTCCCCTGGAACTCCGCCAACGTGGCCAAGAGCCCGTACGTCGCGGTCATCGAGCTGTTCGGCATCCCCGGCGCGGGCACCATCATGGACGTCGTGGTGCTGACCTCGGTGCTGTCCTGCCTGAACTCGGGCCTCTACACGGCCAGCCGCATGCTGTTCTCGCTCTCGCAGCGCGGCGACGCCCCGAAGTCCTGGACCCGCATCTCCAAGCGCGGCGTGCCCGCCGCAGCGGTGCTGGCCTCCACCGTGGTCGGCTTCATCACCGTGGGATTGAACTACATCGCCCCGGACACGGTCTTCCTGTTCCTGGTGAACACCTCCGGTGCCATCGCGCTGTTTGTCTGGCTGGTCATTGCCGCGTCTCAGCTGGTGCTGCGCCGCCGGATGGGGGCCGCAGCCAAGGACCTGTCGCTGAAGATGTGGTTCTTCCCCTACCTCACCTGGCTGGCGATCGGCAGCATCGTGGCGCTCATCATCGGCATGGTGATCCTTGATTCCACCCGCGAGTCGCTCCTGCTCTCCGTGGCCTTGGCCGCCGTGGTGGTCGGCATCGGTGTGTGGCGCTACCGCAAGGGCGGTCCGGGCCGGGCCGGGGTGCCCGCAGCCTCCGAGACGTCCGCCGAAACCGCGAACGCAGGCGTGGGGTCCGGCCCGGCGTCGTAA
- a CDS encoding response regulator — MNESGRLRVLLADDQPLLRMGFRLILEGEDGLEVVGEASDGADAVRQVGRLDPDVVLMDVRMPTLDGIEATRAITGSGSRARIIILTTFDLDEYAFAGLQAGASAFLLKDVAPAELVQAVRVVASGDAVVAPRVTQRLLETYVRGAGPAAASDGPGTAAPQAAAPAPRDPLLEDLTPRETEMLEAMSEGLSNAEIAHRYFLSEATVKTHVRRILTKLHLRDRVQAVVYAYETGLVTPSNPDY; from the coding sequence ATGAACGAGTCCGGACGCCTCCGGGTCCTGCTGGCGGACGACCAGCCGTTGCTGCGGATGGGTTTCCGGCTCATCCTGGAGGGTGAGGACGGCCTCGAGGTGGTGGGTGAGGCCTCGGACGGGGCCGACGCCGTCCGCCAGGTGGGCCGCCTCGATCCCGACGTCGTGCTCATGGACGTCCGGATGCCCACGCTCGACGGGATCGAGGCGACCCGGGCCATCACAGGTTCAGGCTCGCGCGCCAGAATCATCATCCTGACCACCTTCGACCTGGACGAGTACGCGTTCGCCGGTCTCCAGGCCGGCGCCTCGGCCTTTCTGCTCAAGGACGTGGCACCCGCGGAGCTGGTCCAGGCCGTGCGGGTGGTGGCGAGCGGGGACGCCGTCGTGGCGCCCCGGGTCACGCAGCGGCTACTTGAAACGTATGTCCGCGGGGCCGGACCTGCCGCCGCATCGGATGGTCCGGGCACGGCGGCCCCGCAGGCAGCGGCTCCTGCTCCGCGCGACCCGTTGCTGGAGGACCTGACGCCCCGGGAAACCGAGATGCTGGAGGCGATGTCCGAGGGGCTGTCCAACGCGGAGATCGCACACCGCTATTTCCTGTCCGAGGCCACCGTGAAGACCCACGTGCGCCGGATCCTGACCAAGCTGCACCTCCGCGACCGCGTCCAGGCCGTGGTGTACGCGTACGAAACGGGCCTGGTGACCCCGAGCAATCCCGACTACTGA
- the rpsR gene encoding 30S ribosomal protein S18 codes for MAKAELRKPKPKSNPLKAADITVIDYKDVALLRKFISDRGKIRARRVTGVTVQEQRKIAQAIKNAREVALLPYSGAGRG; via the coding sequence ATGGCTAAGGCTGAACTCCGTAAGCCCAAACCAAAGTCCAACCCCTTGAAGGCCGCTGACATCACTGTCATCGACTACAAGGACGTAGCATTGCTGCGCAAGTTCATCTCCGACCGCGGAAAGATCCGCGCCCGTCGCGTCACTGGCGTTACGGTGCAGGAGCAGCGCAAGATCGCCCAGGCAATCAAGAACGCCCGCGAAGTTGCCCTGCTGCCCTACTCCGGCGCTGGCCGGGGCTAA
- a CDS encoding M18 family aminopeptidase: MPLHSSAAEHIRDLGDYVTASPSSFHAAHEGARRLAEAGFTGLDELEPWDATAGKFYVIRDGALIAWVTPGDAGPTTGFNILGAHTDSPSFKLKPKPTTGRLGWLQAGVEVYGGPLLNSWLDRELQLAGRLVMLDGTQHLTATGPLLRFPQLAIHLDRAVNEGLTLDKQQHMNPVFGLGDPGGEDLLAVLAERVSGGGTEEVDPARIGGYDVVIADTQPPAVFGVRSEFFASGRLDNLSATHAGITALIAHADASDGGAQASAATAPIAVLAAFDHEEIGSASRSGACGPVLEDILVRISDGLGASASQRRQAFAASFCVSADAGHAVHPNYAERHDPVNRPVLNGGPLLKINANQRYATDAAGAALWARLCGEAGIPYQEFVSNNVMPCGSTIGPLTATRLGIRTVDVGVPLLSMHSARELCGVEDPQRLARVTELFFGAAAHA, encoded by the coding sequence ATGCCTCTCCATTCCTCCGCCGCAGAGCACATCCGGGACCTCGGCGACTACGTCACCGCCTCGCCGTCGAGCTTCCATGCGGCCCACGAAGGCGCCCGGCGCCTGGCGGAGGCGGGCTTCACCGGCCTGGACGAGCTGGAGCCCTGGGACGCCACGGCAGGAAAGTTCTACGTCATCCGGGACGGTGCGCTCATCGCCTGGGTCACGCCCGGGGATGCCGGGCCCACCACCGGCTTCAACATCCTGGGCGCCCACACGGATTCGCCGTCGTTCAAGCTCAAGCCCAAGCCGACCACTGGCCGCCTCGGCTGGCTCCAGGCCGGCGTCGAGGTTTACGGCGGACCGCTGCTGAACTCGTGGCTGGACCGAGAACTGCAGCTGGCCGGGCGGCTCGTGATGCTCGACGGCACGCAGCACCTGACGGCCACCGGCCCGCTGCTGCGCTTTCCGCAGCTGGCCATCCACCTGGACCGGGCGGTGAATGAAGGCCTCACCCTCGACAAGCAGCAGCACATGAACCCGGTGTTCGGGCTCGGCGATCCTGGCGGGGAGGACCTGCTGGCGGTGCTGGCCGAGCGGGTGTCCGGTGGGGGCACTGAAGAGGTTGATCCTGCGCGGATCGGAGGGTACGACGTCGTCATTGCGGACACGCAGCCGCCCGCGGTTTTCGGGGTCAGGAGTGAGTTCTTTGCCTCCGGACGCCTGGACAACCTCTCCGCAACGCACGCCGGGATCACGGCGCTGATCGCGCACGCTGACGCTTCCGACGGCGGCGCGCAGGCTTCCGCGGCAACCGCGCCGATTGCGGTGCTCGCGGCCTTCGACCACGAAGAAATCGGTTCGGCGTCCCGGTCGGGGGCGTGCGGGCCGGTGCTCGAAGACATTCTGGTCCGGATCTCCGACGGGCTGGGCGCTTCGGCGAGCCAGCGCCGGCAGGCGTTCGCGGCGTCGTTCTGTGTTTCCGCCGACGCTGGCCACGCCGTCCATCCCAACTATGCCGAACGGCATGACCCCGTCAACCGCCCTGTCCTCAACGGCGGGCCACTGCTGAAGATCAACGCCAACCAGCGGTACGCCACCGACGCTGCCGGGGCTGCGCTCTGGGCGCGGCTGTGCGGCGAGGCGGGGATTCCCTACCAGGAGTTTGTGTCCAACAACGTGATGCCGTGCGGTTCCACCATCGGCCCGCTGACAGCCACCCGGCTGGGCATCAGGACCGTGGACGTGGGCGTCCCCCTGCTCTCAATGCACTCGGCCCGGGAGCTTTGCGGCGTGGAAGATCCGCAACGCCTTGCCCGGGTGACTGAGCTGTTCTTTGGGGCCGCGGCGCACGCCTAG
- a CDS encoding ABC transporter ATP-binding protein: MIEAEGLTKVYGDKTAVGGVSFTVQAGQVTGFLGPNGAGKSTTMRMIMGLDTPTAGTVTVNGVPFARHAAPLREIGALLDAKAVHTSRSAYNHLLAMAATHSIPRKRVHEVIDMTGLADVARKKVKGFSLGMGQRLGIAAALLGDPQTIILDEPVNGLDPEGVVWVRNLVKYLASEGRTVFLSSHLMSEMALTADHLIVIGRGKIIADAPIKDIITGKGHSRTRVRSDQPDRLMQVLAGTGVSVELQDHELLEVTGLDPRQIAQSALDNQVLIYELTPLQASLEEAYMELTKDEVEYHSLITTGAPVPAQSGGN, translated from the coding sequence ATGATTGAGGCAGAAGGCCTGACAAAGGTCTACGGCGACAAAACCGCCGTCGGCGGCGTCAGTTTCACCGTCCAAGCCGGCCAGGTCACCGGCTTCCTGGGACCCAATGGGGCCGGAAAGTCCACCACCATGCGCATGATCATGGGCCTGGACACCCCGACGGCGGGAACCGTCACTGTCAACGGTGTCCCGTTCGCCCGGCACGCGGCACCGCTGCGCGAAATCGGAGCGCTGCTCGACGCCAAGGCCGTCCACACCAGCCGCTCAGCGTATAACCACCTGCTGGCCATGGCCGCCACGCACAGCATCCCGCGGAAGCGGGTGCACGAGGTCATTGATATGACGGGCCTCGCGGACGTGGCCCGGAAAAAGGTCAAGGGCTTCTCCCTTGGCATGGGCCAGCGGCTGGGCATCGCCGCCGCACTCCTGGGCGACCCGCAGACCATCATCCTGGACGAACCCGTCAACGGCCTCGACCCGGAAGGCGTGGTCTGGGTGCGCAACCTGGTCAAGTACCTGGCCTCCGAGGGGCGCACGGTGTTCCTGTCCAGCCACCTGATGAGCGAGATGGCCCTGACCGCCGACCATCTGATCGTGATCGGCCGCGGAAAGATTATCGCCGACGCTCCCATCAAGGACATCATCACCGGCAAGGGCCACAGCCGGACACGGGTGCGCTCCGACCAGCCCGACAGGCTCATGCAGGTCCTCGCCGGAACCGGGGTCTCGGTGGAGCTGCAGGACCACGAGCTCCTTGAGGTCACGGGCCTGGACCCGCGTCAGATTGCCCAGAGCGCGCTGGACAACCAGGTTCTGATCTACGAACTCACCCCGCTCCAGGCGAGCCTCGAAGAGGCCTACATGGAGCTGACCAAGGACGAGGTCGAATACCACTCGCTGATCACCACGGGGGCCCCGGTTCCCGCCCAGTCCGGAGGCAACTGA
- a CDS encoding single-stranded DNA-binding protein gives MAGETTITVIGNLTNDPELRFTPSGSAVANFTIASTPRTFDRQSNEWKDGETLFLRASVWREAAENVAESLTKGTRVIVSGRLKSRSYETKEGEKRTVIELEVDEIGPSLRYANAKVNRTQRSGGQGGFGGGNSGGFGGGGFGGGQGGNQGGNTGGNWGGNQQPAAQEDPWATPGVSNAGGGWGNGPDSEPPF, from the coding sequence ATGGCAGGCGAAACCACTATTACGGTCATCGGTAATCTCACCAATGACCCCGAACTGAGGTTCACACCGTCAGGTTCGGCAGTAGCGAACTTCACCATCGCGTCCACGCCTCGCACCTTCGACCGCCAGTCCAATGAGTGGAAGGACGGGGAAACCCTGTTCCTCCGCGCTTCGGTCTGGCGCGAGGCAGCGGAGAACGTCGCCGAGTCCCTCACCAAGGGCACCCGCGTGATTGTTTCCGGCCGCCTGAAGAGCCGTTCCTACGAAACAAAAGAAGGCGAGAAACGCACCGTTATCGAGCTCGAAGTCGACGAAATCGGCCCGAGCCTGCGTTACGCCAATGCCAAGGTCAACCGCACCCAGCGCTCCGGCGGCCAGGGCGGCTTCGGCGGCGGCAACAGCGGCGGATTCGGTGGCGGTGGATTCGGTGGCGGCCAGGGTGGAAACCAGGGCGGCAACACCGGAGGAAACTGGGGCGGCAACCAGCAGCCCGCAGCGCAGGAAGACCCCTGGGCCACGCCCGGAGTCAGCAATGCGGGCGGCGGCTGGGGCAACGGCCCGGATTCCGAACCTCCCTTCTAA
- a CDS encoding intradiol ring-cleavage dioxygenase, whose translation MTTAPRLPEGQQPRREPHPNHDRGLEFDLSTLMSRRSLGMFVGAGTAAALAACTPGGSSSASSGPPSSASAAGSASASPTVTRAIAECGVEIPQETAGPFPGDGSNGPNVLEASGVVRQDITSSFGTSGTKADGVPLTVTLTLLDNANGCVPLAGAAVYAWHCDREGRYSLYDSGVENENFLRGVQEADSSGQVTFKTIYPGAYNGRWPHIHFEVFESMNNAKAAGQVLAVSQIALTDAACREVYASAGYETSARNFPNTTLQSDNVFGGDGGIYQLATMSGAVSGGYTAGLNVTI comes from the coding sequence ATGACAACCGCACCCCGCCTTCCCGAAGGGCAGCAGCCCCGGCGCGAGCCGCACCCCAACCATGACCGCGGGCTCGAATTCGATCTTTCCACGCTCATGTCGCGCCGCTCACTGGGCATGTTCGTGGGCGCCGGCACGGCGGCCGCGCTGGCGGCGTGCACGCCCGGCGGGTCATCGTCCGCATCGTCTGGACCGCCGTCGTCGGCTTCCGCTGCCGGCTCGGCTTCCGCTTCCCCCACAGTGACGCGGGCGATCGCCGAGTGCGGCGTGGAGATCCCCCAGGAGACGGCGGGCCCCTTCCCCGGCGACGGATCCAACGGACCGAACGTCCTGGAAGCCTCCGGTGTGGTCCGGCAGGACATCACCTCAAGCTTCGGCACGTCCGGCACGAAAGCGGACGGTGTGCCGCTGACCGTCACGCTGACCCTGCTCGACAACGCCAACGGCTGCGTCCCGCTGGCAGGTGCGGCCGTCTATGCCTGGCACTGCGACAGGGAGGGAAGGTACTCGCTCTACGATTCGGGCGTGGAGAACGAGAACTTCCTGCGCGGCGTGCAGGAAGCGGACTCCAGCGGCCAGGTCACGTTCAAGACCATTTACCCGGGCGCCTATAACGGCCGCTGGCCGCACATCCACTTCGAGGTGTTCGAGTCCATGAACAACGCCAAGGCCGCCGGGCAGGTGCTTGCCGTTTCGCAGATCGCCCTGACCGACGCAGCCTGCCGGGAGGTCTACGCCTCCGCGGGCTACGAAACCAGCGCCCGGAACTTCCCCAACACCACACTGCAGTCGGACAACGTGTTCGGCGGGGACGGCGGCATCTACCAGCTGGCCACCATGTCCGGTGCCGTCTCCGGCGGGTACACGGCAGGGCTCAACGTCACCATCTAG
- a CDS encoding sensor histidine kinase, translated as MMNAVPVKDAPATPADASFAELAARRRGRVRRYLYRRPRVMDAVVVACDAVLVVPTVMDAANAGRWAAIGLLGSVALSLFLRRRRPVAVVVFIALAEVGVTLLHPWGSNVSAGLWFSLYAVAVVHTRRFALVTMAVASAPLAMLYFLAAVGPLERELPRTPSSPEEFRLVTSIAAGTSIVFSNIIATGIGISVRQRREHEQETAAWAAQAARLGSVDERNRIAREMHDVVAHSLTVMVALSDGAAVVVRRDPERAAEVLAELSRTGRTALADMRRVLGVLRDEATGSHAPREPLADGASFGKLLDGFRAAGLPVHYSHTGPALPEDVALQLTVYRIVQESLTNVLRYGRALSRVDVLVVREDSTVTIEVLDDGRGTVDAATPGGGSPGGGPAAAPVGTGQGLTGMKERAGIYGGTVEAGPAAGGGWRVRAVLALNGGVLNGNNMQTGTNMHTGTTPAAR; from the coding sequence ATGATGAATGCCGTTCCGGTGAAGGACGCGCCAGCCACCCCGGCTGACGCGTCCTTTGCCGAGCTTGCTGCCCGACGGCGGGGCCGGGTCCGGCGCTACCTGTACCGGCGTCCGCGCGTCATGGATGCCGTGGTGGTGGCCTGCGATGCGGTGCTGGTGGTGCCCACCGTGATGGACGCCGCAAATGCGGGCAGGTGGGCAGCGATCGGGCTGCTCGGCAGCGTTGCGCTGTCCCTGTTCCTGCGGCGCCGGCGCCCAGTGGCCGTGGTGGTGTTCATCGCGTTGGCCGAAGTTGGTGTGACCCTGCTTCATCCGTGGGGATCCAACGTGTCGGCAGGGCTGTGGTTCTCGCTCTACGCCGTGGCCGTGGTGCACACGCGCCGCTTTGCCCTGGTCACGATGGCCGTAGCCTCTGCGCCGCTGGCAATGCTGTACTTCCTGGCCGCGGTGGGGCCACTCGAGCGGGAACTGCCCAGAACGCCCTCCTCGCCCGAGGAGTTCCGCCTCGTGACCAGCATTGCGGCGGGCACCAGCATCGTATTCTCCAACATCATCGCCACCGGAATAGGCATCTCCGTTCGGCAGCGGAGGGAGCACGAGCAGGAAACTGCAGCGTGGGCCGCCCAGGCCGCCCGCCTGGGCTCTGTCGACGAGCGCAACAGGATTGCCCGGGAGATGCACGACGTCGTGGCCCACTCGCTGACTGTCATGGTGGCCCTGTCCGACGGCGCCGCCGTCGTGGTTCGAAGGGATCCGGAACGCGCTGCGGAGGTCCTGGCGGAACTGTCCCGGACGGGCCGCACCGCCCTGGCGGACATGCGCCGGGTGCTTGGGGTCCTGCGGGATGAGGCGACCGGCAGCCACGCGCCCCGTGAGCCGCTCGCCGACGGCGCCAGCTTCGGGAAGCTGCTGGACGGCTTCCGGGCCGCGGGGCTTCCGGTGCATTACTCGCACACCGGCCCGGCACTCCCGGAGGACGTGGCCTTGCAGCTGACCGTGTACCGGATCGTGCAGGAATCGCTGACCAACGTGCTGCGATACGGCCGGGCGCTGAGCCGGGTGGACGTGCTCGTGGTGCGCGAGGATTCCACTGTCACCATTGAAGTGCTCGACGACGGCCGGGGCACCGTTGACGCCGCCACCCCCGGCGGGGGCAGCCCGGGCGGCGGTCCTGCGGCCGCACCGGTCGGGACAGGACAGGGCCTGACGGGGATGAAGGAACGGGCCGGAATCTACGGCGGTACGGTGGAGGCAGGCCCGGCCGCCGGCGGTGGCTGGCGCGTGCGGGCTGTCCTGGCACTCAACGGCGGCGTGCTGAACGGCAACAACATGCAGACCGGCACCAACATGCACACCGGCACAACGCCGGCAGCACGCTGA
- a CDS encoding YnfA family protein, with amino-acid sequence MTILKSVLLFTLAAVAEIGGAWLIWQAVREDKAWWWAGLGIVALGFYGFVAAFQPDAHFGRVLAAYGGVFIVGSLVWGMLLDGFRPDRWDLIGATVCLVGVAVIMFAPRQG; translated from the coding sequence ATGACGATTCTGAAATCCGTGCTCCTTTTCACCCTGGCCGCCGTGGCGGAGATCGGCGGAGCCTGGCTGATCTGGCAGGCCGTGCGCGAGGACAAGGCGTGGTGGTGGGCCGGACTCGGAATCGTGGCGCTGGGGTTCTACGGCTTTGTGGCAGCCTTCCAGCCGGATGCCCATTTCGGCCGGGTCCTGGCGGCGTACGGCGGGGTCTTCATCGTCGGCTCCCTGGTGTGGGGCATGCTTCTGGACGGCTTCCGGCCCGACCGCTGGGACCTCATCGGGGCCACTGTCTGTCTCGTCGGCGTCGCCGTCATCATGTTCGCCCCCAGGCAGGGCTGA
- the rpsF gene encoding 30S ribosomal protein S6, which translates to MRPYELMVIIDPEVEERTVEPSLQKFLNVITNDGGTIEKVDIWGRRRLAYDIKKKSEGIYAVVNFTSTPATAKELDRQLSLNETIMRTKITRPEEQKVVAE; encoded by the coding sequence ATGCGTCCTTACGAATTGATGGTAATCATCGACCCCGAGGTCGAAGAGCGTACCGTAGAGCCGTCGCTTCAGAAGTTCCTGAACGTCATCACCAACGATGGTGGAACCATCGAAAAGGTTGACATCTGGGGCCGTCGCCGTCTGGCTTACGACATCAAGAAGAAGTCCGAGGGTATCTACGCCGTGGTGAACTTCACCTCGACGCCGGCTACCGCCAAGGAACTTGACCGCCAGCTGAGTCTCAACGAGACCATCATGCGCACCAAGATCACCCGCCCCGAAGAGCAGAAGGTTGTTGCTGAGTAA
- the rplI gene encoding 50S ribosomal protein L9 — MAKLILTHEVTGLGAAGDVVEVKDGYARNYLLPRGFALTWSKGGEKQVESIKAARVAREHASLEDAQKQAAALSAKPVKLVVKAGESGRLFGTVKQADVADAVEAAGLGRIDKRKVELPAHIKSVGSYQANVRLHDDVAAVIELDVVAGK, encoded by the coding sequence ATGGCAAAGCTCATTCTGACCCACGAAGTAACCGGTCTCGGTGCTGCTGGCGACGTTGTCGAGGTCAAGGACGGTTACGCACGTAACTACCTGCTGCCCCGCGGTTTCGCCCTGACCTGGTCGAAGGGTGGCGAGAAGCAGGTTGAGTCCATCAAGGCTGCCCGCGTCGCCCGCGAGCACGCTTCCCTGGAAGATGCTCAGAAGCAGGCCGCCGCTCTGTCCGCCAAGCCGGTCAAGCTGGTTGTCAAGGCCGGCGAAAGCGGCCGCCTGTTCGGCACGGTCAAGCAGGCCGACGTCGCCGACGCTGTTGAGGCCGCAGGCCTTGGCCGCATCGACAAGCGCAAGGTTGAACTGCCGGCTCACATCAAGTCGGTCGGTTCCTACCAGGCCAACGTCCGTCTGCACGACGACGTTGCCGCTGTGATCGAACTCGACGTAGTCGCAGGCAAGTAG
- a CDS encoding ABC transporter permease, protein MSTSISTQPAAGPGRAATRNAAGPGPGPSFFRVLNSEFIKFRTLLSTIILLASTAVVMVGFGALSAWGTGQFADQAASDPEAAAAIAAQGGDLAVTVPTSGVSFAQLILGSLGVLLMSSEFTTGMARSTFAAVPKRLPAFVAKLVVVVVSAFVLTAVSTYIAGLVAVPILGNFDLKLDLASSQSVKLLLVTSAYVAAVAAIGMALGTLLRNSAGGIMSLVGLFFVAPIAFQLIPGDFFEEARKYLPGNTINPLTAVEHVPDTLEVWQAALVLGGWVVVPVVLAMILLKKRDV, encoded by the coding sequence ATGAGCACCTCGATTTCCACCCAGCCCGCCGCCGGCCCCGGCCGCGCCGCCACTCGCAACGCAGCTGGCCCGGGGCCCGGTCCAAGCTTCTTCCGCGTCCTGAATTCGGAGTTCATCAAGTTCCGCACGCTCCTGTCCACCATCATCCTGCTCGCTTCGACGGCCGTCGTCATGGTTGGCTTTGGCGCCCTGTCCGCCTGGGGAACCGGCCAGTTCGCGGACCAGGCCGCCTCCGACCCCGAAGCGGCTGCCGCGATCGCGGCACAGGGCGGCGACCTCGCCGTCACGGTGCCCACCTCCGGCGTATCCTTCGCGCAGCTGATCCTGGGCTCCTTGGGCGTCCTGCTGATGAGCTCGGAGTTCACCACCGGCATGGCCCGCTCCACCTTCGCTGCCGTACCCAAGAGGCTGCCGGCGTTCGTCGCCAAGCTCGTGGTGGTGGTCGTCAGCGCCTTTGTCCTGACGGCGGTGTCCACCTACATTGCCGGCCTGGTGGCGGTGCCGATCCTGGGCAACTTCGACCTCAAGCTCGACCTCGCCAGCTCGCAGTCCGTCAAGCTGCTTCTCGTCACCAGCGCCTACGTGGCCGCGGTGGCCGCAATCGGCATGGCACTCGGCACTCTGCTCCGGAATTCAGCAGGCGGCATCATGTCCCTCGTGGGCCTGTTCTTCGTGGCACCGATCGCGTTCCAGCTCATTCCGGGTGACTTCTTCGAGGAGGCCCGCAAGTACCTTCCCGGCAACACGATCAACCCGCTGACGGCCGTGGAGCACGTTCCGGACACGCTCGAAGTCTGGCAGGCGGCCCTTGTACTGGGCGGCTGGGTGGTAGTGCCCGTGGTCCTGGCCATGATCCTGCTGAAGAAACGGGACGTCTAG